The Sporomusa termitida genome has a window encoding:
- a CDS encoding branched-chain amino acid transaminase — MENMYVFYDGKIVPESEVHISIRCKGFNYGLGCFEGIRAYWDDAEKQLYAFRMREHYERLLQSCKTLYINIPYTVEELCQATLDLLKKHNFHSTVYIRPLAFKGSDQIFPTLLDDDNRIVIYCQPLGSFVGKDELRAAFTSWERLGDNMLPPRTKPTAAYLNSGLASLEVVRRGYDEALFLTRNGHVCEGPGENVFMVRKGKLITPPPSDNILEGITRDTVMILAREELGIEVIERSITRTELYAADEVFFSGTAMEVVAVVEVDDRRIGTGQQGPVCRKLKELFFQVATARLKKYADFCMPVY, encoded by the coding sequence ATGGAAAATATGTATGTTTTTTATGATGGCAAGATAGTTCCCGAAAGTGAGGTACATATTAGCATTCGCTGTAAAGGGTTTAATTACGGCCTCGGCTGCTTTGAAGGGATTAGGGCCTACTGGGATGATGCTGAGAAGCAGTTGTACGCCTTTCGCATGCGGGAGCACTATGAGCGGCTGCTGCAGTCCTGTAAAACTTTATATATCAACATTCCTTATACGGTAGAGGAATTGTGCCAGGCCACGCTGGACCTGCTAAAAAAACATAACTTTCACAGCACCGTCTACATCCGTCCCCTTGCTTTTAAAGGGTCTGATCAGATCTTCCCGACCCTGCTGGATGACGATAACCGAATTGTGATTTATTGTCAGCCGCTGGGCAGTTTTGTCGGCAAGGATGAGCTGCGGGCGGCCTTTACCTCCTGGGAACGGTTAGGGGACAATATGCTGCCGCCGCGTACCAAACCAACAGCCGCTTATCTCAACTCGGGGCTGGCGTCGCTGGAGGTGGTGCGGCGGGGCTATGATGAAGCCCTGTTTTTAACCCGTAATGGTCATGTTTGTGAGGGACCGGGTGAGAATGTATTTATGGTCCGTAAGGGAAAATTGATTACGCCGCCGCCCTCTGATAATATTCTCGAAGGCATTACCCGGGATACGGTAATGATTTTGGCAAGGGAGGAGCTGGGGATTGAGGTCATTGAGAGGAGCATTACCAGGACCGAGCTATATGCCGCTGACGAGGTTTTTTTTAGTGGCACCGCGATGGAGGTTGTCGCCGTTGTCGAGGTGGATGACCGCAGGATCGGCACCGGCCAGCAGGGACCGGTATGCCGGAAGCTTAAAGAGCTTTTCTTCCAGGTTGCGACTGCCAGGCTGAAAAAATACGCGGATTTTTGTATGCCTGTCTATTGA
- a CDS encoding TetR/AcrR family transcriptional regulator: MKTAKVEICTDKPTVNKIIEAALPLFATKGMASVSVKELADAAGVNIALISYYFGGKENLYAYVLEKQLSTLGDAIDIISKEDISAIMKIRQFADILVVIHKKNPYIDRLFYIEIFNPTKYFNTLVKTAAKRMHFFLSNCILDAVASGEFRADIDPQLAAMSLLRILNLSFTSQHLCKEILPARDDLAQQYMAQAVEIYLTGVTNNFK; this comes from the coding sequence GTGAAGACAGCGAAAGTCGAAATATGTACCGATAAGCCAACCGTTAATAAAATCATTGAAGCGGCACTCCCCTTATTTGCGACGAAAGGCATGGCTTCTGTTTCGGTTAAAGAGTTGGCAGATGCTGCCGGCGTAAATATTGCCCTGATTTCCTATTATTTCGGCGGCAAGGAAAACTTGTATGCCTATGTATTGGAAAAACAGCTATCGACATTAGGCGACGCAATCGATATTATCAGCAAGGAAGATATTTCCGCTATCATGAAGATAAGGCAGTTTGCGGATATCCTGGTCGTCATTCACAAAAAAAATCCATACATAGACCGACTTTTTTATATTGAAATATTTAATCCAACCAAATATTTTAACACCCTTGTAAAAACCGCCGCCAAACGGATGCACTTTTTTTTGAGTAATTGTATTCTAGATGCGGTGGCAAGTGGTGAATTCAGAGCTGATATTGACCCTCAATTAGCGGCTATGTCATTGCTCAGGATATTGAATTTATCATTTACATCACAGCACCTTTGCAAAGAGATTCTGCCGGCCAGAGACGACCTTGCCCAGCAATATATGGCCCAGGCCGTGGAAATTTATTTAACCGGAGTCACTAATAATTTTAAATAG
- a CDS encoding efflux RND transporter periplasmic adaptor subunit, with protein MTVNKKNIIWLAILLLLLTTGCSKQQAARPPQEVVVKAMQVLQQDTPITYEFVGEIVAKDEVQIKAQVSGNIARKLVKGGDTVYAGQPLFEIDRRNYAAAVADAQAQVAQAQASLSNIRRDVVRYQDLADQGGIADQVLDTAVAQAEQAQAQANAYLAKLAQAQNDLADTIIVSPVDGRIGVGELSSGMYAQAGSTVIATVSTVDPVQVRFSMSENEYLKFSRLGNTPDSWGQNLSLVLSDGTKYSLTGHLEQVDRGLSSQTGTLAMKAAFGNPQQLLVPGMFARIVAVGETRPGALLIPQRAVQEMLGKTFVTVVGANNEAVTKPVILGPKVDSLQIVEEGLTAQDVVVVEGFAKSQPGSPLKVTMIGLNDLTIPVAK; from the coding sequence ATGACGGTGAACAAAAAAAACATCATATGGCTAGCTATACTACTTCTGCTGTTAACAACAGGCTGCAGTAAACAACAAGCTGCCCGTCCACCGCAGGAGGTTGTGGTTAAGGCAATGCAGGTCCTGCAGCAGGATACACCTATTACATACGAGTTTGTGGGTGAAATTGTAGCTAAAGATGAAGTCCAGATCAAAGCTCAGGTATCCGGCAATATTGCCCGCAAATTAGTTAAAGGCGGCGATACTGTCTATGCCGGTCAACCTTTATTTGAAATTGACCGGCGCAATTATGCGGCGGCAGTAGCCGACGCTCAGGCGCAGGTAGCCCAGGCCCAGGCCTCACTTAGCAACATTCGCCGTGATGTTGTGCGTTATCAAGACCTAGCTGACCAGGGAGGTATTGCCGATCAGGTTTTAGACACCGCTGTAGCGCAGGCCGAACAGGCCCAAGCCCAGGCTAACGCCTATCTGGCCAAGCTGGCTCAGGCCCAGAATGATTTGGCAGATACAATAATCGTATCACCGGTGGATGGCCGGATTGGTGTAGGCGAATTAAGTTCCGGCATGTATGCTCAGGCCGGCAGCACAGTAATCGCAACCGTTTCCACTGTTGACCCCGTACAGGTCCGGTTTAGCATGAGCGAAAACGAATATTTGAAGTTTTCCCGTCTGGGCAACACGCCTGATTCCTGGGGCCAGAACCTTAGCCTGGTCCTCAGTGATGGCACTAAATATTCGCTTACCGGGCATTTGGAGCAGGTTGACCGGGGCTTGAGCAGCCAGACTGGCACGCTGGCGATGAAAGCCGCCTTTGGCAACCCGCAACAATTACTGGTACCTGGCATGTTTGCCCGGATTGTGGCTGTCGGCGAAACCAGGCCTGGGGCATTACTGATTCCCCAGCGGGCGGTGCAGGAAATGCTGGGCAAAACCTTTGTCACAGTTGTCGGCGCCAACAATGAAGCGGTAACGAAACCCGTAATACTGGGTCCGAAAGTAGACAGCCTGCAAATTGTGGAAGAAGGTCTTACAGCCCAGGATGTTGTTGTTGTTGAAGGCTTTGCGAAGTCGCAGCCGGGATCTCCTCTCAAAGTTACAATGATCGGACTGAATGACCTGACAATTCCGGTCGCGAAATAA